One Drosophila virilis strain 15010-1051.87 chromosome 5, Dvir_AGI_RSII-ME, whole genome shotgun sequence DNA window includes the following coding sequences:
- the LOC6625722 gene encoding bromodomain-containing protein DDB_G0280777, with protein sequence MPRIISRAGTSRGTSMTSINCLWLCLLLWHSCSIFGLLRLEQHLAEALPFEYLDEHVDDFNYDLDEAQSQAKYDARLLSEQMLSDAEIQQRADIESGIISNSNTNKNDNNNNNNFNANSNTDSTAAAAGSSSAAEVADDLEPHSRAAACFTNGHKYTHGQKVPRLDPCEVCLCMDGEIFCWWEKCDKANVNIVATAAAAAEVEAEAETEATATAAAADGGGDYSDPYRYETTTRKSTKLHKTARKAGKRHKHHKNQKNFNDYEVYHSRKQAPDYEKPDIKQQKQKSDSVANHSNYNIIKQHKHEPQQKLATATATANLQQQQQQQQHKKPPQQQQQQPLHMAATSVNQAAKETHYQQQLAPPQQQQQQQQQPPQQQHLHQQQQQQHLHAHQPHSSSKILNFPENLPALLYYDYKTEEHEHHQHQHHQQHLLHEKQRLQQQQQQQQQQQQLRQQQQKILQKTNAIVELSTDLGTDKNFDEAETDSDILPEPPTKRPATTLTATSSNSSNNSNSSSSSSSSSIVKATTMAAAATTIEMMTTPRSQPAATAVAMANTNLQQDQEIEEADDAFHRWLTSTELNVDSTNTLDDSLAAAAAAAAAAVAVEQETPASTIIDDVGINKGNNNTTSSSSSSSKDNGNRHGNNIADNADAVFFRSSYNDYSSEFNGSVVNIDITLTAVDVHPHQQHQQQQQQQLPKADASAQTDLIAKDNQTSDVGAAAARQQTTMQPATAATTTTTPRVAISSSSSSSSNQYSVPPYTLTTIITTTPLATGRMCNVLGKLYKIGEILPQDTGNCLQCICTDAVTPDELPSVTCSPHNCPPLVLPDLFDATGY encoded by the exons ATGCCAAGGATTATTAGCAGAGCAGGCACCAGCCGAGGCACCAGCATGACAAGCATCAATTGCTTGTGGCTCTGTTTGCTGCTCTGGCATAGTTGCAGCATTTTTGGATTACTGCGTCTCGAACAGCACCTGGCCGAGG CTTTGCCTTTCGAGTATTTAGACGAACATGTGGATGACTTCAACTACGACCTGGACGAGGCACAATCCCAGGCCAAATACGATGCACGCCTGCTGTCCGAGCAAATGCTAAGCGACGCTGAGATTCAGCAGAGAGCAGACATTGAATCCGGCATTATCTCCAATTCTAACACCaacaaaaacgacaacaacaacaacaacaatttcaatgCCAACTCCAACACCGACTCGacggctgctgccgctggctcCAGCTCTGCGGCTGAGGTTGCGGACGACTTGGAGCCACACAGCAGGGCAGCGGCATGTTTCACAAATGGCCACAAGTACACACACGGCCAAAAG GTGCCGCGTTTGGATCCCTGCGAGGTTTGCCTTTGCATGGACGGCGAAATATTCTGCTGGTGGGAGAAATGCG ATAAGGCGAATGTAAATATAGTagcgacagcagctgcagcggcagaggttgaggcagaggcagagacagaggcaacggcaacggcagctgcagcggaTGGCGGCGGTGACTATTCGGATCCGTATCGGTACGAGACCACAACGAGAAAATCAACAAAACTGCACAAAACGGCGAGGAAAGCTGGCAAGCGGCACAAGCATCACAAGAATCAAAAGAATTTTAATGACTACGAAGTTTACCACAGCCGCAAGCAGGCGCCGGATTATGAAAAGCCAGAcataaagcaacaaaaacaaaagagcgACAGCGTTGCCAACCACAGCAACTACAATATAATCAAGCAACACAAACATGAGCCGCAGCAAAAgttggcaacggcaacggcaacggcaaacctccagcaacaacagcagcagcagcaacataagAAACCccctcaacagcagcagcagcagccactccATATGGCAGCAACTTCTGTTAATCAAGCAGCAAAGGAAACGCATtatcaacaacaattggcaccgcctcagcagcagcagcaacagcagcagcagccgccacagcagcaacacctacaccaacagcagcagcagcaacatttgcacGCCCATCAGCCTCACTCGTCcagtaaaattttaaattttcccGAAAATTTGCCGGCCCTGCTTTATTACGACTACAAAACGGAGGAGCATgagcatcatcagcatcagcatcatcagcagcactTGCTGCATGAAAAGCAAcggctgcaacaacaacagcagcaacagcagcagcaacagcagctgcggcagcaacagcagaagatACTGCAAAAGACGAACGCAATTGTTGAACTCAGCACAGACTTGGGCACTGATAAAAACTTTGATGAGGCGGAAACAGACAGCGATATTTTGCCCGAGCCACCAACCAAGcgaccagcaacaacattgacagccaccagcagcaacagcagcaacaacagcaacagcagcagcagcagcagtagcagcagcataGTCAAGGCGacaacaatggcagcagcagcaacaacaatcgaaaTGATGACAACGCCGCGCAGCCAACCAGCAGCCACAGCGGTTGCTATGGCAAATACAAAT CTGCAACAGGATCAGGAAATTGAGGAAGCTGACGATGCATTTCATCGCTGGCTGACATCGACGGAACTGAATGTTGACAGCACAAACACGCTCGACGATAGcttggcagcagctgcggcagcagcagcagcagcagttgctgtcgAACAGGAAACGCCAGCATCAACAATAATCGATGATGTTGGCAttaacaaaggcaacaacaacaccaccagcagcagcagcagcagcagcaaagacaATGGCAACAGGCACGGCAACAACATAGCTGACAATGCGGATGCTGTGTTCTTTCGTAGCTCCTACAATGATTACAGCAGCGAATTCAATGGCAGCGTAGTCAATATTGACATTACACTAACTGCTGTCGATGTGCACccacatcaacaacatcagcaacagcagcagcagcagttgcccAAAGCTGATGCCAGTGCGCAAACGGATTTAATTGCAAAAGACAACCAAACGTCAGACgtgggcgctgctgctgcgagacaacaaacaacaatgcaaccagcaacagcagccacaacaacaacaacgccgcGTGTggccatcagcagcagcagcagcagcagcagcaatcagtACAGTGTGCCGCCCTACACGCTGACAACGATTATAACAACAACGCCGCTGGCAACGGGGCGTATGTGCAATGTACTTG gcaaattgtataaaattggTGAAATTCTGCCACAGGACACCGGCAACTGTTTGCAGTGCATTTGCACGGATGCGGTGACACCTGATGAGCTGCCCAGCGTCACATGCAGTCCCCACAACTGCCCGCCGCTCGTCCTGCCCGATCTGTTCGATGCGACTGGTTACTGA
- the koi gene encoding klaroid protein isoform X2, translating into MEQVRQGIQKSLTPEEYENILNHVNSYVQQLVELKLQHQEKQQQQQLSPQQIQIIVQLMRENLQQFAEQRTQLSEQQLADLALRLKLQLQQSGEWHAEQAKFSHAQLEELTRLIKAEFKLEEKHYTLLLERIDLTALLKRLLGAPELAEFVDARIDLALQQQAPGEGSGQAVAEQQIDQLNREIAFIKLALSDKQMENADLQQSISSLKLTQDDLLARMQQHELAQDQRFSGLLAEIESKLAALNDSQFALLNKQVKLTLVEILGFKQTAGGKLNDVDLQNWVRSMFVAKDYLEQQLLQLNEKTNNNIRAEIERSSLVLMSDISERLKREILLVVEAKHNESSQVAKAHMHEDEVRSIVKAVLAIYDADKTGLVDFALESAGGQILSTRCTESYQTKSAQISVFGIPLWYPSNTPRVAISPNVQPGECWAFQGFPGFLVLKLNSLVYVTGFTLEHISKSLSPTGRIDSAPRNFTVWGLEHEKDQEPVLFGEYEYQDNNASLQFFAVQNVDIKRPFEIVELRIETNHGQPDYTCLYRFRVHGKPPPST; encoded by the exons ATGGAGCAGGTGCGGCAGGGCATACAAAAGTCGCTAACGCCAGAGGAATATGAGAATATACTGAATCATGTCAACAGCTATGTGCAGCAGCTGGTAGAGCTGAAGCTGCAGCATCaagagaagcagcagcagcagcagctgtcgcCGCAGCAAATCCAAATTATAGTTCAACTCATGCGCGAGAATCTACAACAATTTGCAGAGCAAAGGACGCAGCtcagcgagcagcagctggcggaTTTGGCATTGCGCCTaaaactgcagctgcaacagtcCGGCGAATGGCATGCAGAGCAGGCAAAGTTTAGCCATGCGCAGCTGGAGGAGCTGACGCGCTTGATCAAGGCGGAGTTCAAGCTGGAGGAGAAACATTATACGCTGTTGCTGGAGCGCATTGACTTGACGGCGCTGCTCAAGCGTCTGCTGGGCGCACCTGAGCTGGCAGAATTTGTGGATGCACGCATAGATCTGGCGTTGCAGCAACAGGCGCCGGGTGAGGGTTCTGGCCAGGCCGTTGCGGAACAGCAAATCGATCAGCTAAACAGAGAAATAGCCTTTATTAAGCTGGCGCTGTCGGACAAGCAAATGGAGAACGCAGATCTGCAGCAGTCCATAAGCAGCCTGAAGCTCACGCAGGACGATTTGCTGGCACGCATGCAGCAGCATGAGCTGGCCCAGGATCAACGCTTTAGTGGCCTGCTGGCCGAAATCGAGAGCAAGCTAGCGGCGCTGAACGATTCACAGTTCGCGCTGCTCAACAAGCAAGTGAAGCTGACGCTGGTGGAGATCCTGGGCTTCAAGCAGACGGCGGGCGGCAAGCTGAATGATGTAGATCTGCAGAATTGGGTGCGCAGCATGTTTGTGGCCAAGGATTATctagagcagcagctgctgcagctgaacgagaaaaccaacaacaacatacgTGCAGAGATTGAACGCTCCAGCCTTGTGCTGATGAGCGACATAAGCGAGCGGCTTAAGCGCGAAATATTGCTGGTCGTGGAGGCCAAGCACAATGAGAGCAGCCAGGTGGCAAAGGCGCACATGCACGAGGACGAGGTGCGCAGTATAGTGAAGGCCGTGCTGGCCATTTATGATGCGGATAAAACGGGTCTTGTCGATTTTGCCTTGGAGTCGGCTGGCGGACAAATACTTTCCACGCGTTGCACGGAAAGCTATCAAACCAAATCGGCGCAAATCTCAGTCTTTGGCATACCGCTGTGGTATCCCAGCAATACGCCCAGGGTGGCCATATCGCCCAATGTGCAGCCCGGCGAGTGCTGGGCCTTTCAGGGCTTTCCCGGATTTCTGG TGCTGAAACTAAACTCTTTGGTCTATGTCACGGGCTTTACGCTGGAGCACATATCGAAGAGCCTGTCGCCCACGGGACGCATTGACTCAGCGCCGCGCAACTTTACCGTTTGG GGCCTGGAACATGAAAAGGATCAGGAACCTGTGCTGTTTGGTGAGTATGAATATCAGGACAACAACGCCTCGCTGCAATTCTTTGCCGTACAAAATGTGGACATCAAGCGCCCCTTTGAGATTGTCGAGCTGCGCATCGAGACGAATCATGGCCAGCCGGATTATACGTGTCTATATCGCTTTCGTGTGCACGGCAAGCCGCCGCCATCCACGTAG
- the koi gene encoding klaroid protein isoform X1, which yields MSDQLYQIETRRRSRSKTPFLRSSCDHENCEHAGEEGHVHHKKQKSSQPPNVQTIVEEHVVESHTTTTRSSSSNSNRNSNNKATRSKAFNQLTSDYSSDDAMSEAQRKATGSTSTVTTMFTSTSKRLGNALNSLTAVTSTPRSQLESTQNVLNTTQELHQQQKERSTRGRSNGNSHANLSDDHLAYIEYRDAGEYWNKTPKTDYTYSELSPHRRQLAPGIVAMPNMSRRSLENHNERVDIMVNQNPAQEEFIRRRYQSNYTRLNYDSGDELDNTNFIHQQQQSWWLLRFISVIVSSISSMWTRITSISQTETSAYRNYYARQQQQRQQQQQHGLIVGSLLSLMRHVYIAIASVLSLDTWLLRSSSIDNKSKKRFLLLLLILLPLLLLTAWLQLPAERRLEHVQRVETLLPLPLALFARLRGQLSQTGVALKSLWPQAEQHEEAASIKLQMEQVRQGIQKSLTPEEYENILNHVNSYVQQLVELKLQHQEKQQQQQLSPQQIQIIVQLMRENLQQFAEQRTQLSEQQLADLALRLKLQLQQSGEWHAEQAKFSHAQLEELTRLIKAEFKLEEKHYTLLLERIDLTALLKRLLGAPELAEFVDARIDLALQQQAPGEGSGQAVAEQQIDQLNREIAFIKLALSDKQMENADLQQSISSLKLTQDDLLARMQQHELAQDQRFSGLLAEIESKLAALNDSQFALLNKQVKLTLVEILGFKQTAGGKLNDVDLQNWVRSMFVAKDYLEQQLLQLNEKTNNNIRAEIERSSLVLMSDISERLKREILLVVEAKHNESSQVAKAHMHEDEVRSIVKAVLAIYDADKTGLVDFALESAGGQILSTRCTESYQTKSAQISVFGIPLWYPSNTPRVAISPNVQPGECWAFQGFPGFLVLKLNSLVYVTGFTLEHISKSLSPTGRIDSAPRNFTVWGLEHEKDQEPVLFGEYEYQDNNASLQFFAVQNVDIKRPFEIVELRIETNHGQPDYTCLYRFRVHGKPPPST from the exons ATGAGCGACCAACTATACCAGATAGAGACGCGCCGGCGTTCGCGCTCCAAGACGCCATTCTTGCGCTCCAGCTGCGATCATGAGAATTGTGAGCATGCGGGCGAGGAGGGGCATGTCCATCACAAGAAGCAGAAGTCGTCCCAGCCCCCGAATGTTCA AACAATTGTGGAGGAGCACGTGGTCGAGTCTCATACGACCACcaccagaagcagcagcagcaacagcaaccgcaacagcaacaataaagcCACGCGCTCAAAGGCATTTAACCAACTAACCTCTGACTATTCGAGCGATGATGCGATGTCAGAGGCTCAGCGCAAGGCAACGGGCAGCACATCCACGGTGACCACCATGTTCACCAGCACCAGCAAGCGACTGGGCAATGCCTTGAACAGCCTGACCGCTGTTACCTCCACGCCGCGCAGTCAATTGGAGTCGACACAAAATGTGCTGAATACCACACAGGAGCTTCACCAGCAGCAGAAGGAGCGCAGCACCCGCGGACGCTCCAATGGCAACTCTCATGCCAATTTAAGCGATGATCATTTGGCCTATATTGAGTACAGAGATGCCGGCGAGTACTGGAA CAAAACACCCAAAACGGATTATACCTACTCGGAACTGTCGCCGCATAGACGCCAGCTGGCTCCAGGCATTGTGGCCATGCCGAATATGTCGCGTCGCAGTCTAGAGAATCATAATGAACGCGTCGACATCATGGTCAATCAGAATCCAGCCCAGGAGGAGTTCATACGCCGCCGCTATCAGTCGAACTACACGCGCTTAAATTACGACTCTGGCGATGAGCTGGACAATACAAATTTCAtccaccaacagcagcagagctgGTGGCTCTTGCGCTTCATCAGCGTCATTGTCAGCAGCATAAGCAGCATGTGGACGCGCATTACAAGCATTTCGCAAACAGAGACGAGTGCCTACCGCAACTACTAtgccaggcagcagcagcagcgtcaacagcagcagcagcatggacTCATAGTTGGCAGCCTGTTGAGCCTGATGCGCCATGTCTACATAGCCATTGCCTCGGTGCTCAGCCTGGACACGTGGCTGCTCAGATCCAGCAGCATTGATAACAAGTCGAAGAAGCGTTTTCTGCTCTTGCTGCTCATACTGCTGCCCCTCTTGCTGCTAACGG cctggctgcagctgccggcGGAGCGGCGCTTGGAGCATGTGCAGCGCGTGGAGacgttgttgccgctgcctctgGCACTATTCGCCAGGCTGCGTGGACAGCTGTCGCAGACTGGAGTTGCGCTCAAATCACTGTGGCCACAGGCAGAGCAGCATGAGGAGGCGGCCAGCATAAAGCTGCAAATGGAGCAGGTGCGGCAGGGCATACAAAAGTCGCTAACGCCAGAGGAATATGAGAATATACTGAATCATGTCAACAGCTATGTGCAGCAGCTGGTAGAGCTGAAGCTGCAGCATCaagagaagcagcagcagcagcagctgtcgcCGCAGCAAATCCAAATTATAGTTCAACTCATGCGCGAGAATCTACAACAATTTGCAGAGCAAAGGACGCAGCtcagcgagcagcagctggcggaTTTGGCATTGCGCCTaaaactgcagctgcaacagtcCGGCGAATGGCATGCAGAGCAGGCAAAGTTTAGCCATGCGCAGCTGGAGGAGCTGACGCGCTTGATCAAGGCGGAGTTCAAGCTGGAGGAGAAACATTATACGCTGTTGCTGGAGCGCATTGACTTGACGGCGCTGCTCAAGCGTCTGCTGGGCGCACCTGAGCTGGCAGAATTTGTGGATGCACGCATAGATCTGGCGTTGCAGCAACAGGCGCCGGGTGAGGGTTCTGGCCAGGCCGTTGCGGAACAGCAAATCGATCAGCTAAACAGAGAAATAGCCTTTATTAAGCTGGCGCTGTCGGACAAGCAAATGGAGAACGCAGATCTGCAGCAGTCCATAAGCAGCCTGAAGCTCACGCAGGACGATTTGCTGGCACGCATGCAGCAGCATGAGCTGGCCCAGGATCAACGCTTTAGTGGCCTGCTGGCCGAAATCGAGAGCAAGCTAGCGGCGCTGAACGATTCACAGTTCGCGCTGCTCAACAAGCAAGTGAAGCTGACGCTGGTGGAGATCCTGGGCTTCAAGCAGACGGCGGGCGGCAAGCTGAATGATGTAGATCTGCAGAATTGGGTGCGCAGCATGTTTGTGGCCAAGGATTATctagagcagcagctgctgcagctgaacgagaaaaccaacaacaacatacgTGCAGAGATTGAACGCTCCAGCCTTGTGCTGATGAGCGACATAAGCGAGCGGCTTAAGCGCGAAATATTGCTGGTCGTGGAGGCCAAGCACAATGAGAGCAGCCAGGTGGCAAAGGCGCACATGCACGAGGACGAGGTGCGCAGTATAGTGAAGGCCGTGCTGGCCATTTATGATGCGGATAAAACGGGTCTTGTCGATTTTGCCTTGGAGTCGGCTGGCGGACAAATACTTTCCACGCGTTGCACGGAAAGCTATCAAACCAAATCGGCGCAAATCTCAGTCTTTGGCATACCGCTGTGGTATCCCAGCAATACGCCCAGGGTGGCCATATCGCCCAATGTGCAGCCCGGCGAGTGCTGGGCCTTTCAGGGCTTTCCCGGATTTCTGG TGCTGAAACTAAACTCTTTGGTCTATGTCACGGGCTTTACGCTGGAGCACATATCGAAGAGCCTGTCGCCCACGGGACGCATTGACTCAGCGCCGCGCAACTTTACCGTTTGG GGCCTGGAACATGAAAAGGATCAGGAACCTGTGCTGTTTGGTGAGTATGAATATCAGGACAACAACGCCTCGCTGCAATTCTTTGCCGTACAAAATGTGGACATCAAGCGCCCCTTTGAGATTGTCGAGCTGCGCATCGAGACGAATCATGGCCAGCCGGATTATACGTGTCTATATCGCTTTCGTGTGCACGGCAAGCCGCCGCCATCCACGTAG
- the koi gene encoding klaroid protein isoform X3, translating into MSDQLYQIETRRRSRSKTPFLRSSCDHENCEHAGEEGHVHHKKQKSSQPPNVQTIVEEHVVESHTTTTRSSSSNSNRNSNNKATRSKAFNQLTSDYSSDDAMSEAQRKATGSTSTVTTMFTSTSKRLGNALNSLTAVTSTPRSQLESTQNVLNTTQELHQQQKERSTRGRSNGNSHANLSDDHLAYIEYRDAGEYWNKTPKTDYTYSELSPHRRQLAPGIVAMPNMSRRSLENHNERVDIMVNQNPAQEEFIRRRYQSNYTRLNYDSGDELDNTNFIHQQQQSWWLLRFISVIVSSISSMWTRITSISQTETSAYRNYYARQQQQRQQQQQHGLIVGSLLSLMRHVYIAIASVLSLDTWLLRSSSIDNKSKKRFLLLLLILLPLLLLTGLFYYLHPNESFPPKSLTLNTFTLPEMPKIDVGAYLNAAQYETLRSQAVEQAVRVRDWADDYLVYLKTIGQNVANRGRQLFQFQANSDAVYYERV; encoded by the exons ATGAGCGACCAACTATACCAGATAGAGACGCGCCGGCGTTCGCGCTCCAAGACGCCATTCTTGCGCTCCAGCTGCGATCATGAGAATTGTGAGCATGCGGGCGAGGAGGGGCATGTCCATCACAAGAAGCAGAAGTCGTCCCAGCCCCCGAATGTTCA AACAATTGTGGAGGAGCACGTGGTCGAGTCTCATACGACCACcaccagaagcagcagcagcaacagcaaccgcaacagcaacaataaagcCACGCGCTCAAAGGCATTTAACCAACTAACCTCTGACTATTCGAGCGATGATGCGATGTCAGAGGCTCAGCGCAAGGCAACGGGCAGCACATCCACGGTGACCACCATGTTCACCAGCACCAGCAAGCGACTGGGCAATGCCTTGAACAGCCTGACCGCTGTTACCTCCACGCCGCGCAGTCAATTGGAGTCGACACAAAATGTGCTGAATACCACACAGGAGCTTCACCAGCAGCAGAAGGAGCGCAGCACCCGCGGACGCTCCAATGGCAACTCTCATGCCAATTTAAGCGATGATCATTTGGCCTATATTGAGTACAGAGATGCCGGCGAGTACTGGAA CAAAACACCCAAAACGGATTATACCTACTCGGAACTGTCGCCGCATAGACGCCAGCTGGCTCCAGGCATTGTGGCCATGCCGAATATGTCGCGTCGCAGTCTAGAGAATCATAATGAACGCGTCGACATCATGGTCAATCAGAATCCAGCCCAGGAGGAGTTCATACGCCGCCGCTATCAGTCGAACTACACGCGCTTAAATTACGACTCTGGCGATGAGCTGGACAATACAAATTTCAtccaccaacagcagcagagctgGTGGCTCTTGCGCTTCATCAGCGTCATTGTCAGCAGCATAAGCAGCATGTGGACGCGCATTACAAGCATTTCGCAAACAGAGACGAGTGCCTACCGCAACTACTAtgccaggcagcagcagcagcgtcaacagcagcagcagcatggacTCATAGTTGGCAGCCTGTTGAGCCTGATGCGCCATGTCTACATAGCCATTGCCTCGGTGCTCAGCCTGGACACGTGGCTGCTCAGATCCAGCAGCATTGATAACAAGTCGAAGAAGCGTTTTCTGCTCTTGCTGCTCATACTGCTGCCCCTCTTGCTGCTAACGG GTCTGTTCTATTATCTACATCCCAATGAAAGTTTCCCGCCCAAATCCCTAACTCTGAACACATTCACACTACCCGAAATGCCGAAAATTGATGTTGGGGCCTATTTGAATGCGGCCCAGTATGAAACGCTGCGCTCTCAGGCTGTTGAGCAGGCGGTGCGCGTGCGTGACTGGGCCGATGATTATCTGGTTTATTTGAAAACAATCGGCCAGAATGTGGCCAACAGGGGCCGTCAATTGTTTCAATTTCAGGCCAATAGTGATGCGGTCTATTACGAGCGTGTTTAA
- the LOC6625718 gene encoding uncharacterized protein isoform X1 codes for MGIILIIKPSVANRIWFDMTSDDEVQTKRYEDERRNWRESLKTAATDLQPLGKVHTITGVETDDEDANDDSEDTDSHDEEDDETNDRVIPVTQDFYSADDIQMNDETSPTAP; via the exons ATGGGAATTATATTAAT TATCAAGCCTTCGGTGGCCAATCGTATTTGGTTTGATATGACATCCGATGATGAGGTACAAACCAAACGTTATGAGGACGAGCGCAGGAATTGG CGAGAATCCTTGAAAACAGCTGCCACGGATCTGCAGCCGCTGGGCAAGGTGCACACTATAACCGGCGTGGAAACCGATGATGAGGACG CCAACGACGATAGCGAGGACACCGACAGCCACGATGAGGAGGACGATGAGACCAACGATCGGGTCATTCCAGTCACACAGGATTTTTACTCTGCCGATGATATACAGATGAACGATGAGACCTCGCCCACAGCACCGTAA
- the ubl gene encoding ubiquitin-like protein 5, translating into MIEITCNDRLGKKVRVKCNPDDTIGDLKKLIAAQTGTKHEKIVLKKWYTIYKDPIRLSDYEIHDGMNLELYYQ; encoded by the exons atgaTTGAAATAACTTGCAATGATCGTCTGGGCAAAAAG GTGCGTGTGAAGTGCAATCCCGACGACACCATTGGGGACCTGAAAAAACTGATAGCGGCGCAAACTGGCACAAAGCACGAGAAGATTGTGCTAAAAAAGTGGTATACCATCTACAAGGACCCCATTCGTCTATCTGATT ATGAAATTCACGACGGCATGAATCTGGAGCTCTACTACCAATAA
- the LOC6625718 gene encoding anaphase-promoting complex subunit 15 isoform X2 — MSMIPFFPSIKPSVANRIWFDMTSDDEVQTKRYEDERRNWRESLKTAATDLQPLGKVHTITGVETDDEDANDDSEDTDSHDEEDDETNDRVIPVTQDFYSADDIQMNDETSPTAP, encoded by the exons ATGTCCATGATTCCGTTCTTTCCCAGTATCAAGCCTTCGGTGGCCAATCGTATTTGGTTTGATATGACATCCGATGATGAGGTACAAACCAAACGTTATGAGGACGAGCGCAGGAATTGG CGAGAATCCTTGAAAACAGCTGCCACGGATCTGCAGCCGCTGGGCAAGGTGCACACTATAACCGGCGTGGAAACCGATGATGAGGACG CCAACGACGATAGCGAGGACACCGACAGCCACGATGAGGAGGACGATGAGACCAACGATCGGGTCATTCCAGTCACACAGGATTTTTACTCTGCCGATGATATACAGATGAACGATGAGACCTCGCCCACAGCACCGTAA
- the SdhB gene encoding succinate dehydrogenase [ubiquinone] iron-sulfur subunit, mitochondrial, protein MLVNEARQVLSRASSLAARHQLRAISNTTQLEQQAQPKAAQEPQIKKFEIYRWSPDNAGEKPHMQTYEVNMRECGPMVLDALIKIKNEIDPTLTFRRSCREGICGSCAMNIGGVNTLACISKIDATSSKPLKVYPLPHMYVVRDLVPDMNNFYEQYKNIQPWLQRKNEAVEQKGKAQYLQSVEDRSKLDGLYECILCACCSTACPSYWWNAEKYLGPAVLMQAYRWIIDSRDENSVERLSKLKDPFSVYRCHTIMNCTRTCPKGLNPGRAIAEIKKLLSGLASKPAPKMETAALHK, encoded by the exons ATGTTGGTCAACGAAGCCAGACAAGTTTTGAGCCGCGCCAGCTCCTTGGCGGCGCGTCACCAG TTACGTGCAATCAGCAACACAacgcagctggagcagcaggcACAGCCGAAGGCAGCGCAGGAGCCGCAAATTAAGAAGTTTGAAATCTATCGCTGGAGTCCGGACAATGCCGGCGAGAAGCCCCACATGCAGACCTACGAGGTTAATATGCGCGAATGCGGTCCCATGGTGCTGGATGCGCTCATTAAGATCAAGAATGAGATAGATCCCACTCTGACGTTCCGTCGCTCTTGTCGCGAGGGCATTTGCGGTTCGTGTGCCATGAACATTGGCGGCGTCAATACCCTGGCCTGCATCAGCAAAATCGATGCGACCAGCTCGAAGCCTCTGAAGGTGTATCCATTGCCGCATATGTATGTGGTGAGGGATCTGGTGCCAGACATGAACAACTTCTACGAGCAGTACAAAAACATCCAGCCCTGGCTGCAGCGCAA AAACGAAGCCGTTGAGCAGAAGGGCAAGGCACAGTACTTGCAGTCTGTGGAGGATCGCTCCAAACTGGATGGCCTGTACGAGTGCATTCTGTGCGCTTGCTGCTCGACTGCATGCCCATCGTACTGGTGGAATGCCGAGAAGTATCTCGGCCCGGCTGTGCTGATGCAGGCGTATCGCTGGATCATTGATTCGCGTGACGAGAACAGCGTGGAGCGTCTGAGCAAGCTAAAGGATCCCTTCAGCGTGTATCGTTGTCACACCATCATGAACTGCACGCGCACCTGTCCAAAGGGTCTCAATCCTGGCCGTGCTATTGCCGAGATCAAGAAATTGCTCTCCGGTCTAGCCTCGAAGCCGGCGCCCAAAATGGAAACGGCTGCGCTGCAcaagtag